The following are encoded in a window of Castanea sativa cultivar Marrone di Chiusa Pesio chromosome 9, ASM4071231v1 genomic DNA:
- the LOC142609560 gene encoding L-ascorbate peroxidase, cytosolic-like: protein MGKNYPTVSEEYQKAVEKCKKKLRGLIAEKKCAPIMLRLAWHSAGTFDVKTKTGGPFGTIRQPAELAHGANNGLDIAIRLLEPIKEQFPILSYADFYQLAGVVAVEITGGPEIPFHPGRPDKIEPPPEGRLPDATKGSDHLRDIFGHMGLSDKDIVALSGGHTLGRCHKERSGFEGPWTANPLIFDNSYFKELLSGEKEGLLQLPSDKALLEDPVFRPLVEKYAADEDAFFVDYAEAHLKLSELGFAEC from the exons ATGGGAAAGAATTACCCAACTGTGAGCGAGGAGTACCAGAAGGCAGTGGAGAAATGCAAGAAGAAGCTCAGAGGACTCATCGCCGAGAAAAAATGTGCTCCTATCATGCTCCGTTTGGC ATGGCATTCAGCTGGTACCTTCGATGTGAAGACAAAGACAGGAGGACCGTTTGGGACTATAAGGCAACCAGCGGAGCTTGCTCACGGAGCAAACAACGGTCTGGATATTGCCATTAGGCTTCTTGAGCCCATCAAGGAGCAGTTTCCCATTTTGTCTTATGCAGACTTCTACCAG TTGGCTGGAGTTGTTGCTGTTGAAATTACAGGAGGGCCTGAGATTCCTTTCCATCCTGGGAGACCG GACAAAATTGAACCACCCCCAGAAGGTCGCTTGCCTGATGCTACCAAAG GTTCGGATCATCTGAGGGATATATTTGGCCACATGGGTCTCAGTGACAAAGATATAGTTGCTTTATCCGGTGGTCACACCTTG GGAAGGTGCCATAAGGAGCGTTCTGGATTTGAGGGACCCTGGACCGCCAACCCTCTTATTTTTGATAACTCCTACTTCAA GGAACTCCTTAGTGGAGAGAAAGAAGGTCTACTCCAGCTGCCATCAGATAAGGCTCTTCTGGAGGATCCTGTCTTCCGTCCCCTTGTTGAGAAATATGCTGCA GATGAGGATGCCTTCTTTGTGGATTATGCTGAAGCTCATTTGAAGCTCTCAGAACTTGG ATTTGCCGAATGCTGA